In Escherichia ruysiae, a genomic segment contains:
- the sslE gene encoding lipoprotein metalloprotease SslE translates to MNKKFKYKKSLLAAILSATLLAGCDGGGSGSSSDTPPVDSGTGSLPEVKPDPTPNPEPTPEPEPTPEPTPDPEPTPEPEPEPVPTKTGYLTLGGSQRVIGAKCNGESSDGFTFTPGDKVTCVAGNNTTIATFDTQSEAARSLRAVEKVSFSLEDAQELAESDDKKSNALSLVTSMNSCPADTEQVCLTFSSVMESKRFDSLYKQIDLAPEAFKKLVNEEVENNAATDKAPSTHTSPVVPVTTPGTKPDLNASFVSANAEQFYQYQPTEIILSEGRLVDSMGNGVVGVNYYTSSGRGVTGENGKFNFSWGETISFGIDTFELGSVRGNKSTIALTELGDEVRGANIDQLIHRYSQAGKNDEREVPDVVRQVFAEYPNVINEIINLSLSNGETLSEGDQTFERKNEFLEQLKSGQAKEIDTAICDSLGGCNSQRWFSLTARNVNEGQIQGVINKLWGVDKDYKSVTKFHVFHDSTNFYGSTGNARGQAVVNISNAAFPILMARNDKNYWLAFGEKRAWDKNELAYITEAPSIVRPENVTRETATFNLPFISLGQVGEGKLMVIGNPHYNSILRCPNGYSWEGGVDKNGQCMRNGDSNDMKHFMQNVLRYLSNNSWTPDAKTSMTVGTNLDTVYFKRHGQVTGNSAEFGFHPDFAGITVEHLSSYSDLDPQKVPLLILNGFEYVTQVGNDPYAIPLRADTSKPKLTQQDVTDLIAYLNKGGSVLIMENVMSNLKEESASGFVRLLDAAGLSMALNKSVVNNDPQGYPDRVRQQREKGIWVYERYPFVDGKPPYTIDETTKEVIWKYQQENKPDDKPKLEVASWLEDVDGKQVKRYAFIDEAEHETNESLEAAKAKILKAFPGLEVCKDPDYHYEVNCLEYRPGTNVPVTGGMYVPRYTQLNLSADTAKAMLQAADLGTNIQRLYQHELYFRTNGRKGERLSSVDLERLYQNMSVWLWNEIEYSYDSSKDDELGFKTFTEFLNCYANNAYTKGTQCSAELKQSLVDNKMIYGDNTAKAGMMNPSYPLNYMEKPLTRLMLGRSWWDLNIKVDVEKYPGAVSAEGENVTETISLYSNPTKWFAGNMQSTGLWAPAQKEVTIKSNANVPVTVTVALADDLTGREKHEVALNRPPRVTKTYDLKANGEVKFTVPYGGLIYIKGDSKENNKSASFTFTGVVKAPFYKDGKWKNDLKSPAPLGELESDAFVYTTPKKNLEASNFTGGVAEFAKDLDTFASSMNDFYGRDETSGKHRMFTYKALTGHKHRFANDVQISIGDAHSGYPVMNSSFSTNSTTLPTTPLNDWLIWHEVGHNAAETPLTVPGATEVANNVLALYMQDRYLGKMNRVADDITVAPEYLNESNGQAWARGGAGDRLLMYAQLKEWAEKNFDITKWYPEGQLPAFYSDREGMKGWNLFQLMHRKARGDDVGKTKFGEKNYCAESNGNAADTLMLCASWVAQADLSEFFKKWNPGANAYQLPGASEMSFEGGVSQSAYNTLAALGLPKPQQGPETINKVTEHKMSAE, encoded by the coding sequence ATGAATAAGAAATTTAAATATAAGAAATCGCTTTTAGCGGCTATTTTGAGCGCAACCCTGTTAGCCGGTTGTGATGGCGGTGGTTCAGGATCGTCCTCCGATACTCCGCCTGTAGATTCTGGAACAGGGTCTTTGCCGGAAGTGAAACCTGATCCAACACCAAACCCGGAGCCGACGCCGGAGCCTGAACCTACTCCGGAGCCGACACCTGATCCAGAGCCAACGCCAGAACCGGAGCCAGAACCTGTTCCTACGAAAACGGGTTATCTGACCCTGGGCGGAAGCCAGCGGGTAATCGGTGCTAAATGTAATGGTGAATCCAGCGACGGCTTTACCTTTACGCCAGGCGACAAAGTCACCTGTGTGGCAGGGAACAACACGACAATTGCTACCTTCGACACTCAGTCAGAAGCTGCGCGTAGCCTGCGTGCGGTTGAAAAAGTGTCGTTTAGCCTTGAGGACGCGCAAGAACTGGCGGAGTCCGACGATAAGAAAAGCAATGCGCTCTCGCTGGTAACCTCCATGAACAGTTGTCCGGCGGATACAGAACAGGTTTGCCTGACCTTCTCCTCGGTGATGGAGAGTAAACGCTTCGATTCGCTGTATAAGCAAATCGATCTGGCACCGGAAGCGTTCAAAAAGCTGGTCAATGAAGAGGTGGAAAACAATGCCGCGACCGATAAGGCGCCATCCACTCATACTTCACCGGTAGTGCCCGTCACGACGCCGGGAACAAAACCGGATCTGAACGCTTCCTTCGTGTCGGCTAACGCGGAACAGTTTTATCAGTATCAACCTACGGAAATCATTCTTTCTGAAGGTCGCCTGGTCGACAGCATGGGCAATGGTGTGGTTGGCGTAAATTACTACACCAGCTCAGGCCGTGGCGTAACTGGCGAAAACGGCAAATTCAACTTCAGCTGGGGTGAAACCATCTCCTTTGGTATCGACACCTTTGAACTGGGTTCAGTACGCGGCAATAAGTCGACTATTGCACTGACGGAACTGGGCGATGAAGTTCGCGGGGCAAATATCGATCAACTTATTCATCGTTACTCCCAGGCCGGAAAAAATGATGAGCGTGAAGTGCCGGATGTAGTGCGCCAGGTCTTTGCCGAGTATCCCAACGTGATCAACGAGATTATCAATCTCTCGTTATCCAATGGCGAGACGTTGAGCGAAGGCGATCAAACCTTTGAGCGGAAGAACGAATTTCTTGAGCAACTTAAATCCGGGCAGGCTAAAGAGATTGATACGGCGATTTGTGACTCCCTTGGGGGCTGCAACTCTCAACGTTGGTTCTCGTTGACTGCTCGCAATGTTAACGAAGGTCAGATTCAGGGCGTTATCAACAAGCTGTGGGGTGTGGATAAAGATTACAAATCAGTGACGAAATTCCACGTTTTCCATGACTCTACCAACTTCTATGGTAGCACCGGTAATGCGCGCGGTCAGGCGGTGGTGAATATCTCCAACGCGGCATTCCCGATTCTGATGGCGCGTAATGATAAAAACTACTGGCTGGCGTTTGGCGAAAAACGCGCCTGGGATAAAAACGAGCTGGCGTACATTACGGAAGCGCCTTCCATTGTGCGACCGGAGAACGTGACACGCGAAACTGCCACCTTCAACCTGCCGTTTATCTCGCTGGGGCAAGTTGGTGAGGGCAAACTGATGGTTATCGGTAACCCGCACTACAACAGCATCCTGCGTTGCCCGAACGGTTACAGCTGGGAAGGCGGTGTTGATAAAAACGGTCAGTGTATGCGTAACGGTGATTCAAATGATATGAAGCACTTTATGCAGAACGTGTTGCGCTATCTGTCTAACAATAGCTGGACTCCAGATGCGAAAACCAGCATGACCGTGGGCACCAACCTGGATACCGTCTATTTCAAACGTCATGGTCAGGTTACAGGAAACAGTGCTGAGTTCGGCTTCCATCCGGATTTTGCGGGTATCACCGTTGAGCATTTAAGTAGCTATAGCGATCTCGATCCGCAAAAAGTGCCGCTGCTGATCCTCAACGGCTTTGAGTATGTGACTCAGGTGGGTAACGATCCCTATGCAATCCCGCTGCGTGCAGATACCAGCAAACCGAAGCTGACTCAGCAGGATGTGACGGATCTGATCGCCTATCTGAACAAAGGCGGATCGGTGCTGATCATGGAAAACGTGATGAGCAATCTTAAGGAAGAGAGTGCGTCCGGCTTTGTGCGTCTGCTTGATGCCGCAGGCCTGTCAATGGCACTGAACAAGTCGGTGGTGAATAACGATCCTCAAGGGTATCCGGATCGCGTTCGTCAGCAGCGCGAAAAAGGTATCTGGGTATATGAACGTTATCCGTTTGTCGACGGTAAACCGCCGTATACCATCGATGAAACAACGAAAGAAGTTATCTGGAAATACCAGCAAGAAAACAAGCCTGATGACAAGCCGAAACTGGAAGTGGCCAGCTGGCTGGAAGATGTCGATGGCAAACAGGTCAAGCGTTATGCCTTTATCGATGAGGCGGAGCATGAAACAAACGAGTCCCTGGAGGCGGCAAAGGCAAAAATCCTTAAGGCATTTCCTGGATTAGAGGTGTGTAAGGATCCTGACTACCACTACGAGGTCAACTGTCTGGAATATCGTCCTGGCACGAACGTTCCGGTAACCGGGGGCATGTATGTTCCGCGCTATACGCAACTGAATCTCAGCGCCGACACCGCGAAAGCGATGCTACAGGCGGCAGATTTGGGGACTAACATTCAGCGCCTGTATCAGCACGAGCTTTACTTCCGTACCAATGGTCGCAAAGGTGAGCGTCTGAGCAGCGTCGATCTGGAACGTCTGTACCAGAACATGTCGGTCTGGCTGTGGAATGAAATTGAATACAGCTATGACAGCAGCAAGGATGACGAGCTGGGCTTTAAAACGTTCACCGAGTTCCTGAACTGCTACGCCAACAATGCTTACACCAAAGGCACGCAGTGCTCCGCAGAGCTGAAACAATCGCTTGTCGATAACAAGATGATCTACGGAGATAATACTGCCAAAGCGGGCATGATGAACCCGAGCTATCCGCTCAACTATATGGAAAAACCGCTGACTCGCCTGATGCTGGGGCGTTCCTGGTGGGATCTGAACATCAAAGTTGATGTCGAGAAGTATCCGGGAGCAGTATCGGCTGAAGGTGAGAATGTTACTGAAACCATCAGCCTGTACTCGAATCCGACCAAATGGTTTGCGGGTAACATGCAGTCTACTGGTCTGTGGGCTCCGGCTCAGAAAGAGGTCACCATTAAGTCCAATGCGAACGTTCCTGTGACTGTCACCGTGGCGCTGGCTGACGACCTGACCGGGCGTGAGAAGCATGAAGTCGCGCTGAACCGTCCGCCAAGAGTGACTAAAACCTATGATCTGAAAGCCAATGGTGAGGTGAAGTTTACGGTTCCTTACGGTGGTCTGATTTATATCAAGGGCGATAGCAAGGAGAATAATAAATCTGCCAGCTTCACCTTTACCGGTGTGGTAAAAGCGCCGTTCTATAAAGACGGTAAATGGAAAAACGATCTGAAATCCCCTGCGCCGTTGGGCGAGCTGGAGTCAGACGCTTTCGTTTATACCACGCCGAAGAAGAACCTTGAGGCCAGCAATTTCACTGGTGGTGTAGCAGAATTCGCTAAAGATCTGGATACCTTTGCCAGCTCGATGAATGACTTCTACGGTCGTGATGAAACGAGCGGTAAGCACCGGATGTTTACCTATAAAGCATTGACGGGGCATAAACATCGTTTCGCCAACGATGTGCAGATCTCCATTGGTGATGCGCACTCTGGTTATCCGGTGATGAACAGCAGCTTCTCGACGAACAGCACCACGCTGCCGACGACGCCGCTGAACGACTGGTTGATCTGGCATGAAGTGGGGCACAACGCCGCAGAAACGCCGCTGACTGTACCGGGCGCAACTGAAGTAGCGAACAACGTGCTGGCGCTGTACATGCAGGATCGCTATCTCGGCAAGATGAACCGTGTCGCTGACGATATTACCGTTGCGCCGGAATATCTGAACGAGAGCAACGGTCAGGCATGGGCGCGCGGCGGTGCGGGTGACCGTCTGCTGATGTACGCACAGTTGAAGGAATGGGCAGAGAAAAACTTTGATATCACGAAGTGGTATCCAGAGGGGCAACTGCCAGCGTTCTACAGCGATCGTGAAGGGATGAAAGGCTGGAACCTGTTCCAGTTGATGCACCGTAAAGCGCGCGGCGATGATGTTGGTAAAACTAAGTTTGGCGAAAAAAATTACTGTGCCGAATCCAACGGTAACGCTGCGGACACGCTGATGCTGTGTGCCTCCTGGGTCGCACAGGCGGATCTTTCGGAGTTCTTTAAGAAATGGAATCCGGGCGCGAATGCTTACCAGCTTCCGGGGGCGAGCGAGATGAGCTTCGAGGGTGGCGTGAGCCAGTCGGCTTACAACACGCTCGCGGCGCTTGGTCTGCCGAAACCGCAGCAAGGGCCGGAAACCATTAACAAGGTTACCGAGCATAAGATGTCTGCCGAGTAA
- the glcA gene encoding glycolate permease GlcA, translated as MVTWTQMYMPMGGLGLSALVALIPIIFFFVALAVLRLKGHVAGAITLILSILIAIFAFKMPIDMAFAAAGYGFIYGLWPIAWIIVAAVFLYKLTVASGQFDIIRSSVISITDDQRLQVLLIGFSFGALLEGAAGFGAPVAITGALLVGLGFKPLYAAGLCLIANTAPVAFGALGVPILVAGQVTGIDPFDIGAMAGRQLPFLSVLVPFWLVAMMDGWKGVKETWPAALVAGGSFAVTQFFTSNYIGPELPDITSALVSIVSLSLFLKVWRPKNTETAISMGQSAGAMVVNKPSSGGPVPSEYSLGQIIRAWSPFLILTVLVTIWTMKPFKALFAPGGAFYSLVINFQIPHLHQQVLKAAPIVAQPTPMDAVFKFDPLSAGGTAIFIAAIISIFILGVGIKKGIGVFAETLISLKWPILSIGMVLAFAFVTNYSGMSTTLALVLAGTGVMFPFFSPFLGWLGVFLTGSDTSSNALFGSLQSTTAQQINVSDTLLVAANTSGGVTGKMISPQSIAVACAATGMVGRESELFRYTVKHSLIFASVIGIITLLQAYVFTGMLVS; from the coding sequence ATGGTTACCTGGACCCAAATGTATATGCCGATGGGAGGACTGGGGCTATCCGCTCTGGTCGCCTTGATCCCGATAATATTCTTCTTCGTTGCACTCGCGGTATTACGTCTGAAAGGACATGTCGCCGGAGCAATAACCCTTATATTATCTATCCTGATTGCGATATTCGCCTTTAAAATGCCGATTGATATGGCATTTGCTGCTGCAGGCTATGGCTTTATTTATGGATTATGGCCAATTGCGTGGATTATTGTCGCAGCGGTATTCCTCTATAAATTAACCGTTGCCAGCGGTCAGTTCGATATTATCCGCAGCTCGGTTATCTCCATCACCGACGATCAGCGTTTGCAGGTGTTACTGATTGGTTTCTCCTTTGGCGCTCTGCTGGAAGGGGCGGCTGGCTTTGGTGCGCCGGTGGCGATTACCGGTGCGCTGCTGGTGGGCCTGGGCTTCAAACCGTTATATGCGGCGGGGCTGTGCCTGATTGCCAACACTGCGCCGGTGGCGTTTGGTGCGTTGGGTGTGCCAATTCTGGTCGCCGGTCAGGTAACGGGAATCGATCCGTTTGATATTGGTGCAATGGCGGGACGTCAGTTGCCGTTCCTGTCAGTTCTTGTGCCGTTCTGGCTGGTGGCGATGATGGACGGCTGGAAAGGGGTGAAAGAGACGTGGCCAGCGGCGCTGGTTGCGGGTGGTAGCTTTGCGGTTACTCAGTTCTTTACTTCTAACTATATTGGCCCGGAACTGCCGGATATTACTTCGGCGCTGGTGAGTATCGTCTCACTCTCTTTATTCCTTAAAGTATGGCGGCCGAAAAATACCGAAACGGCAATCAGCATGGGGCAATCCGCAGGTGCGATGGTGGTGAATAAACCGTCTTCTGGCGGTCCCGTGCCTTCAGAATATAGTCTGGGGCAAATCATTCGCGCCTGGTCACCGTTTTTAATCTTAACGGTGCTGGTCACCATCTGGACGATGAAGCCATTTAAAGCGTTATTTGCTCCGGGCGGTGCGTTTTATTCGCTGGTGATTAATTTCCAGATCCCTCATTTGCATCAGCAGGTACTGAAAGCGGCGCCCATTGTCGCCCAGCCGACACCGATGGATGCGGTTTTTAAATTCGACCCGCTGTCCGCTGGCGGCACCGCTATTTTTATTGCGGCGATTATCTCTATCTTCATTCTCGGCGTGGGGATCAAGAAAGGCATTGGCGTCTTTGCCGAAACGCTAATTAGCCTGAAGTGGCCGATATTGTCGATTGGCATGGTGCTGGCATTTGCCTTCGTGACCAACTATTCCGGTATGTCCACCACGCTGGCGCTGGTACTGGCGGGCACTGGCGTAATGTTCCCGTTCTTTTCGCCATTCCTCGGCTGGCTGGGGGTATTCCTTACCGGCTCGGACACTTCCTCTAACGCCCTGTTTGGTTCACTGCAATCGACCACGGCGCAGCAAATCAACGTCTCTGACACTCTGCTGGTGGCAGCAAACACCAGCGGCGGCGTAACTGGCAAGATGATCTCCCCACAATCTATCGCCGTGGCCTGCGCCGCGACGGGCATGGTGGGTCGAGAATCTGAACTGTTCCGCTACACCGTGAAGCACAGTCTGATTTTTGCCAGCGTTATCGGCATTATCACGCTGTTGCAGGCGTATGTGTTTACCGGAATGTTAGTCTCGTAA
- the glcB gene encoding malate synthase G, whose amino-acid sequence MSETITQGRLRIDANFKRFVDEEVLPGVELDAAAFWRNVDEIVHDLAPENRQLLAERDRIQAALDEWHRSNPGPVKDKAAYKSFLRELGYLVPQPEHVTVETTGIDSEITSQAGPQLVVPAMNARYALNAANARWGSLYDALYGSDIIPQEGAMVSGYDPQRGEQVIAWVRRFLDESLPLENGSYQDVVAFKVVDKQLRIQLKNGKETTLRTPAQFVGYRGDAAAPTCILLKNNGLHIELQIDANGRIGKDDPAHINDVIVEAAISTILDCEDSVAAVDAEDKILLYRNLLGLMQGTLQEKMEKNGRQIVRKLNDDRQYTAADGSEISLHGRSLLFIRNVGHLMTIPVIWDSEGNEIPEGILDGVMTGAIALYDLKVQKNSRTGSVYIVKPKMHGPQEVAFANKLFTRIETMLGMAPNTLKMGIMDEERRTSLNLRSCIAQARNRVAFINTGFLDRTGDEMHSVMEAGPMLRKNQMKSTPWIKAYERNNVLSGLFCGLRGKAQIGKGMWAMPDLMADMYSQKGDQLRAGANTAWVPSPTAATLHALHYHQTNVQSVQANIAQTEFNAEFEPLLDDLLTIPVAENANWSAQEIQQELDNNVQGILGYVVRWVEQGIGCSKVPDIHNVALMEDRATLRISSQHIANWLRHGILTKEQVQASLENMAKVVDQQNAGDPAYRPMVGNFANSCAFKAASDLIFLGVKQPNGYTEPLLHAWRLREKESH is encoded by the coding sequence ATGAGTGAAACCATAACCCAGGGCCGTTTACGCATTGACGCCAATTTTAAACGTTTTGTGGATGAAGAAGTTTTGCCGGGCGTGGAACTGGATGCTGCCGCGTTCTGGCGCAATGTTGATGAGATTGTTCACGATCTGGCACCAGAAAATCGTCAGTTGCTGGCAGAACGCGATCGCATTCAGGCGGCGCTTGATGAGTGGCATCGCAGCAATCCGGGGCCGGTAAAAGATAAAGCGGCCTATAAATCTTTCCTGCGTGAACTGGGCTACCTGGTGCCGCAACCGGAGCACGTGACGGTGGAAACCACGGGCATCGACAGCGAAATCACCAGCCAGGCGGGGCCGCAACTGGTGGTTCCGGCAATGAATGCCCGCTACGCGCTGAACGCGGCGAACGCTCGCTGGGGCTCACTGTACGATGCGTTATACGGCAGCGACATCATCCCGCAGGAAGGGGCGATGGTCAGCGGCTACGATCCACAGCGCGGTGAGCAGGTTATCGCCTGGGTTCGACGTTTCCTCGATGAATCACTACCGCTGGAAAACGGCAGCTATCAGGATGTGGTGGCGTTTAAGGTGGTCGATAAACAATTACGCATCCAGTTGAAAAATGGTAAAGAAACCACGTTACGTACTCCAGCACAGTTTGTCGGTTACCGTGGCGATGCCGCTGCGCCGACCTGCATTTTGCTGAAAAATAACGGCCTGCATATCGAGCTGCAAATCGATGCCAACGGGCGGATTGGTAAAGACGATCCGGCGCACATCAACGATGTTATCGTCGAAGCTGCCATCAGTACCATTCTCGACTGCGAAGATTCGGTCGCGGCGGTTGATGCGGAAGATAAAATCCTGCTGTACCGCAACCTGCTGGGCCTGATGCAGGGCACTCTGCAAGAGAAAATGGAGAAAAACGGTCGGCAAATCGTGCGTAAACTGAATGACGATCGTCAGTACACCGCCGCCGATGGCTCTGAAATTTCTCTGCACGGACGCTCGTTGCTGTTTATCCGCAACGTGGGTCATTTGATGACTATTCCTGTGATTTGGGACAGCGAAGGCAATGAAATCCCGGAAGGCATTCTTGATGGCGTCATGACTGGCGCGATTGCCCTCTACGATTTAAAAGTGCAGAAAAACTCGCGTACCGGCAGCGTCTATATTGTGAAACCGAAAATGCACGGTCCGCAGGAAGTGGCGTTCGCCAACAAACTGTTTACCCGCATTGAGACAATGCTCGGTATGGCACCGAATACCCTGAAAATGGGCATTATGGATGAAGAACGCCGAACCTCGCTGAACTTGCGTAGCTGTATCGCTCAGGCACGCAACCGCGTGGCGTTCATCAACACCGGCTTCCTCGACCGTACCGGTGATGAGATGCATTCGGTGATGGAAGCTGGCCCGATGTTGCGTAAAAACCAGATGAAATCGACACCGTGGATCAAAGCCTACGAGCGCAATAACGTGCTGTCTGGTCTGTTCTGTGGGCTGCGCGGTAAAGCGCAAATCGGTAAAGGCATGTGGGCAATGCCGGACCTGATGGCAGACATGTACAGCCAGAAGGGCGACCAGCTGCGTGCCGGGGCAAACACGGCCTGGGTTCCGTCGCCAACCGCCGCTACACTCCATGCGCTGCACTACCACCAAACCAACGTACAGAGCGTGCAAGCCAACATTGCCCAGACCGAGTTCAATGCTGAATTTGAACCTCTGCTGGACGATCTGCTGACTATTCCGGTAGCTGAAAACGCGAACTGGTCGGCGCAAGAGATCCAACAAGAGCTGGATAACAACGTGCAGGGGATTCTGGGGTACGTGGTGCGTTGGGTGGAGCAGGGGATTGGTTGTTCAAAAGTGCCGGATATTCACAACGTGGCGCTGATGGAAGACCGCGCAACGCTGCGCATCTCCAGCCAGCATATCGCCAACTGGTTACGTCACGGTATTCTGACCAAAGAACAGGTGCAGGCGTCGCTGGAGAACATGGCGAAAGTGGTGGATCAGCAAAATGCTGGCGATCCGGCGTATCGTCCGATGGTGGGGAATTTCGCTAACTCGTGTGCATTTAAAGCCGCCAGCGATTTAATCTTCCTCGGTGTGAAACAGCCAAACGGTTATACCGAACCGTTATTACATGCCTGGCGTTTACGCGAAAAAGAAAGTCATTAA
- a CDS encoding GlcG family protein: MKTKVILSQQMASAIIAAGQEEAQKNNWSVSIAVADDGGHLLALSRMDDCAPIAAYISQEKARTAALGRRETKGYEEMVNNGRTAFVTAPLLTSLEGGVPVVVDGQIIGAVGVSGLTGAQDAQVAKAAAAVLAK, from the coding sequence ATGAAAACTAAAGTCATTCTTAGCCAGCAAATGGCGAGTGCAATCATTGCCGCAGGTCAGGAAGAGGCGCAGAAAAATAACTGGTCTGTTTCCATTGCTGTTGCCGATGACGGCGGTCATCTGCTGGCGTTAAGTCGCATGGATGATTGCGCGCCGATTGCGGCTTACATCTCCCAGGAGAAAGCGCGTACCGCCGCGCTGGGGCGTCGTGAAACTAAGGGCTATGAAGAGATGGTGAACAACGGACGTACCGCGTTCGTGACTGCGCCGTTACTGACGTCGCTGGAAGGCGGCGTACCGGTTGTTGTGGATGGGCAAATTATTGGTGCCGTGGGCGTTTCTGGTTTAACCGGAGCACAGGATGCGCAGGTCGCGAAAGCGGCAGCAGCGGTGTTGGCGAAATAA
- the glcF gene encoding glycolate oxidase subunit GlcF → MQTRLTEEMRQNARALEADSILRACVHCGFCTATCPTYQLLGDELDGPRGRIYLIKQVLEGNEVTLKTQEHLDRCLTCRNCETTCPSGVRYHNLLDIGRDIVEQKVKRPLPERMLREGLRQVVPRPAVFRALTQVGLVLRPFLPEQVRAKLPAETVKAKPRPPLRHKRRVLMLEGCAQPTLSPNTNAATARVLDRLGISVMPANEAGCCGAVDYHLNAQEKGLARARNNIDAWWPAIEAGAEAILQTASGCGAFVKEYGQMLKNDALYADKARQVSELAVDLVELLREEPLEKLAIRGDKKLAFHCPCTLQHAQKLNGEVEKVLLRLGFTLTDVPDSHLCCGSAGTYALTHPDLARQLRDNKMNALESGKPEMIVTANIGCQTHLASAGRTSVRHWIEIVEQALEKE, encoded by the coding sequence ATGCAAACCCGATTAACCGAAGAGATGCGTCAGAACGCGCGCGCGCTGGAAGCCGACAGCATCCTGCGCGCCTGTGTTCACTGCGGATTTTGTACTGCAACCTGCCCAACCTATCAGCTTCTGGGGGATGAACTGGACGGGCCGCGCGGGCGCATCTATCTGATTAAACAGGTGCTGGAAGGCAACGAAGTTACGCTTAAAACGCAGGAGCATCTCGATCGCTGTCTCACTTGCCGCAATTGTGAAACCACCTGTCCTTCTGGTGTGCGCTATCACAATTTACTGGATATCGGGCGTGATATTGTCGAGCAGAAAGTGAAACGCCCACTGCCGGAGCGAATGCTGCGCGAAGGATTGCGCCAGGTAGTGCCGCGTCCGGCGGTCTTTCGCGCATTGACGCAGGTAGGGCTGGTGCTGCGACCGTTTTTGCCGGAACAGGTCAGAGCAAAACTGCCTGCCGAAACGGTGAAAGCTAAACCGCGTCCGCCGCTGCGCCATAAGCGTCGGGTTTTAATGCTGGAAGGCTGCGCCCAGCCTACGCTTTCGCCCAACACCAACGCGGCAACTGCGCGAGTGCTGGATCGTCTGGGGATCAGCGTCATGCCAGCTAACGAAGCAGGCTGTTGTGGCGCGGTGGACTATCATCTTAATGCGCAGGAGAAAGGGCTGGCGCGGGCGCGCAATAATATTGATGCCTGGTGGCCGGCGATTGAAGCAGGTGCCGAGGCAATTTTGCAAACTGCCAGCGGCTGCGGTGCGTTCGTCAAAGAGTATGGGCAGATGCTGAAAAACGATGCGCTGTATGCCGATAAAGCACGTCAGGTCAGTGAACTGGCGGTCGATTTAGTCGAACTGTTGCGCGAGGAACCGCTGGAAAAACTGGCGATTCGCGGCGATAAAAAACTGGCCTTCCACTGCCCGTGTACCCTGCAACATGCGCAAAAGCTGAACGGCGAAGTAGAAAAAGTGTTACTGCGGCTGGGATTTACCTTAACCGACGTTCCCGACAGCCATCTGTGCTGCGGGTCGGCGGGAACATATGCGTTAACGCATCCCGATCTGGCGCGCCAGCTGCGGGATAACAAAATGAATGCGCTGGAAAGCGGCAAACCGGAAATGATCGTCACCGCCAACATTGGTTGCCAGACGCATCTGGCGAGCGCCGGTCGTACCTCTGTGCGCCACTGGATTGAAATTGTAGAACAAGCCCTTGAAAAGGAATAA